A portion of the Nitrospirota bacterium genome contains these proteins:
- a CDS encoding cation-translocating P-type ATPase, producing MHWHQKNITSAIEELRSSAQGLSSEEAVRRLGEYGPNELKEKKKKTPFMMFLDQFRDFMILVLIAAAVISGFIGELSDTIAIIVIVVLNAAIGFIQEYRAEKAMAALKTMTAPSATVIRNGIPETVSASALVPGDVVVLEAGKIVPADMRLIETARLQVEEAALTGESAPVEKHTHELHDAFLPLGDRKNMAYKGTVVTYGRGTGLVAATGMDTELGKIANMLQEEEEVKTPLQKRLTTFGQRLAFAVLAICATVFTIGVIRNEPPLLMLLTAISLAVAAIPEALPAVVTIALALGAKKLVKQNALIRKLPAVETLGSVTFICSDKTGTLTLNKMTVEEMYVNNEIVGVRGQGSGVSKENQSPIPNPQSLLFTALALSNDSVLDKDGKLIGDPTETALFDIAFKNGFIKQELEEKFTRAAEIPFDSERKCMTTFHKAGVRGQVSGISLEAPIPNPRFLSFTKGAVDVLIDKSDNVLTSDGLKIINREEILRVSERMAADGLRVLGMAMKTWDDLPAEITPENVEKGLTMIGLVGMMDPPREEAKEAVSMCRAAGIKPVMITGDHPLTAKAIAKRLGILEDDSKAVITGRELEKLSQEEFEERVGRIRVYARVAPEQKIKIVKALQDRGEFAAMTGDGVNDAPALKRADIGVAMGITGTDVAKEASHMVLLDDNFATIVKAVKEGRRIFDNIRKFIKYTMTSNSGEIWTIFLAPFFGLPIPLLPIHILWINLVTDGVPGLALAAEPAEKDIMSRPPRHPKESIFAHGLGIHIVWVGLLMGAVSLFTQAWSIRTGHAHWQTMVFTVLCLSQMGHVLAIRSEKESLFILGPLSNKPLFAAFVLTFALQMATIYVPALNPVFKTEPLTLSELAFTLLLSSVVFFAVEIEKWRYRRK from the coding sequence ATGCACTGGCATCAAAAAAATATAACTTCTGCTATCGAAGAACTGAGGTCATCCGCACAGGGCCTTTCATCAGAAGAAGCTGTCAGGCGTCTCGGAGAATACGGCCCAAATGAATTAAAAGAGAAAAAGAAGAAGACCCCTTTCATGATGTTCCTTGACCAGTTCAGGGACTTCATGATCCTTGTCCTCATAGCTGCCGCAGTCATTTCAGGATTTATCGGCGAGTTGTCGGATACAATTGCAATAATTGTAATTGTCGTACTCAATGCGGCCATCGGATTCATACAGGAATACAGGGCTGAAAAAGCGATGGCGGCCCTTAAGACAATGACTGCCCCTTCCGCAACAGTGATACGGAACGGCATACCCGAAACCGTGTCAGCCTCCGCGCTCGTTCCAGGGGATGTCGTGGTCCTTGAAGCCGGAAAGATCGTGCCTGCCGACATGAGACTGATCGAGACAGCCAGGCTTCAGGTTGAAGAAGCCGCGCTAACCGGTGAATCGGCCCCTGTTGAAAAGCACACGCACGAATTACACGATGCGTTCCTGCCGCTTGGCGACAGGAAGAACATGGCGTACAAAGGCACGGTTGTCACCTACGGGCGGGGGACCGGCCTCGTTGCGGCAACGGGCATGGATACAGAGCTGGGCAAGATTGCCAACATGCTGCAGGAGGAGGAAGAAGTAAAGACGCCGCTTCAGAAAAGGCTTACGACTTTCGGGCAGAGGCTTGCCTTTGCCGTCCTTGCAATATGCGCCACAGTTTTCACCATAGGGGTCATAAGAAATGAACCGCCGCTGCTTATGCTTTTGACTGCCATCTCGCTTGCCGTAGCTGCCATTCCAGAGGCACTTCCCGCAGTAGTAACCATCGCATTAGCGTTAGGCGCAAAGAAGCTGGTAAAACAAAACGCCCTCATAAGAAAACTCCCTGCCGTTGAGACCCTGGGCTCAGTGACTTTCATATGCTCTGACAAAACAGGCACGCTCACTCTTAATAAAATGACGGTTGAAGAGATGTATGTGAACAATGAAATTGTGGGGGTTAGGGGTCAGGGGTCAGGGGTCAGTAAAGAAAACCAATCCCCAATCCCCAATCCCCAATCCCTTCTTTTCACCGCCCTTGCCCTCAGTAATGACTCGGTTCTGGATAAGGACGGTAAGCTGATAGGAGACCCCACGGAGACCGCGCTTTTTGATATTGCTTTTAAAAACGGTTTCATCAAACAGGAGCTTGAAGAGAAGTTCACGCGCGCAGCGGAAATACCCTTTGACTCCGAGAGAAAGTGCATGACAACATTTCACAAGGCAGGGGTTAGGGGTCAGGTGTCAGGGATTAGTTTAGAAGCACCAATCCCTAACCCCCGGTTTCTCTCTTTTACCAAGGGCGCTGTGGATGTCTTGATTGATAAATCGGACAACGTCTTAACGTCTGATGGTTTAAAAATAATAAATAGAGAAGAAATTCTCAGGGTCAGCGAACGTATGGCTGCTGATGGGCTGAGGGTCCTTGGCATGGCAATGAAGACATGGGACGATCTGCCTGCTGAGATCACCCCTGAAAACGTGGAAAAGGGATTGACCATGATAGGCCTTGTCGGCATGATGGACCCTCCGAGAGAAGAGGCAAAAGAGGCTGTATCGATGTGCAGGGCAGCAGGGATCAAGCCTGTTATGATAACCGGCGACCATCCACTGACGGCAAAGGCCATAGCCAAAAGACTGGGCATCCTCGAGGATGACTCAAAGGCTGTAATCACGGGAAGGGAGCTTGAGAAATTATCGCAGGAGGAGTTTGAGGAGAGGGTCGGCCGTATCAGGGTATACGCAAGGGTTGCTCCGGAGCAAAAGATAAAGATAGTAAAGGCGCTCCAGGACAGGGGGGAATTTGCCGCCATGACAGGCGACGGGGTCAATGACGCGCCTGCGCTGAAGAGGGCGGACATCGGGGTCGCCATGGGCATTACAGGAACAGACGTGGCAAAAGAGGCATCCCACATGGTCCTTCTCGACGACAACTTCGCCACCATAGTGAAGGCAGTGAAAGAAGGCAGGAGGATTTTCGACAACATAAGGAAGTTCATCAAATACACCATGACGAGCAACTCCGGCGAGATATGGACGATATTCCTTGCGCCGTTCTTCGGTCTCCCCATACCACTGCTTCCTATTCATATACTCTGGATAAACCTGGTCACCGACGGGGTCCCGGGACTTGCCCTTGCCGCAGAACCTGCGGAGAAAGACATTATGAGCAGGCCGCCGAGGCATCCAAAGGAGAGCATCTTCGCGCACGGTCTCGGAATTCATATTGTCTGGGTGGGCCTGTTGATGGGCGCGGTGTCGCTTTTCACTCAGGCGTGGTCTATCAGGACAGGCCATGCCCATTGGCAGACTATGGTATTCACAGTGCTCTGTTTGAGCCAGATGGGGCATGTTCTTGCAATAAGGTCGGAGAAGGAATCCCTTTTCATTCTGGGCCCGTTATCAAATAAACCTCTATTTGCTGCCTTTGTGCTGACCTTCGCCTTGCAAATGGCAACCATTTATGTCCCTGCATTGAACCCTGTATTCAAAACAGAGCCCTTGACGCTGAGTGAGCTGGCTTTTACGCTCTTATTGTCATCAGTAGTTTTCTTCGCGGTAGAAATAGAGAAGTGGCGGTACAGGAGAAAATGA
- a CDS encoding tetratricopeptide repeat protein, whose product MNMRIYLNINNRPGLKNYLIVFFFIICLFPVNASALIGIKEGDAPKEINLNDLNGQPVDITGLFGKKPVIIIFWELVSDKSFLDYSMDELRFLNDYYEKYRDRQGLEIFGIYTPVEQGDITESELAEVRNLIKSNKINFPILIDNGFKVFRDYGVIALPSTIMVGRNGKIEFIYPSFPISAQAVFSEKIPELTGTQAARKKEDVKIKGPDSQASRLYHYALQMYKRGLLEQAVSPLKKSLSLDTENAWSHNLMGIVLWARGNFDGAVAEFNRALELDINNNAAHFNYGLMLFENDKYGDAEKHFKTALALNDNFAEAHYILGMLYKITNRHNDALKELQTSFALLEKKKSAPVFLESSAYQRISTLFALSELYAQSGDQKACLELLHKAAQTALGIDSKTDKEHLYRSKDLMVYE is encoded by the coding sequence ATGAACATGAGAATTTATCTGAACATAAATAACAGGCCGGGGTTGAAAAATTATTTAATAGTGTTCTTCTTTATTATCTGCCTGTTCCCGGTAAATGCTTCCGCGCTGATAGGCATAAAGGAAGGGGACGCGCCTAAGGAAATCAACCTCAATGATTTAAACGGCCAGCCGGTTGATATTACAGGGCTGTTCGGCAAAAAACCCGTTATCATTATTTTCTGGGAGCTGGTCAGCGACAAGTCCTTTCTTGATTATTCCATGGATGAGCTGCGCTTCCTGAATGATTATTATGAAAAATACCGTGACAGGCAGGGGCTTGAGATATTCGGTATTTATACGCCTGTCGAACAGGGCGACATTACGGAAAGCGAGCTTGCCGAAGTGAGGAATTTGATAAAGTCTAACAAAATAAATTTCCCCATACTGATCGACAACGGCTTTAAAGTGTTCAGGGATTACGGGGTGATCGCGCTCCCGTCAACCATCATGGTCGGCAGGAACGGAAAGATCGAATTTATTTATCCGAGCTTCCCTATTTCAGCGCAGGCTGTGTTTTCGGAAAAGATCCCCGAGTTGACCGGTACGCAGGCCGCCCGCAAAAAAGAAGATGTCAAAATAAAGGGACCTGATTCTCAGGCAAGCAGGCTCTACCACTACGCGCTCCAGATGTATAAAAGAGGTCTGCTGGAGCAGGCGGTCTCGCCGCTGAAGAAGTCCCTGTCCCTGGATACTGAAAATGCGTGGTCTCACAATCTCATGGGGATAGTGCTCTGGGCAAGAGGGAATTTCGACGGGGCAGTTGCGGAGTTTAACCGCGCCCTTGAGCTGGACATCAACAACAACGCGGCACATTTCAATTACGGCTTGATGCTTTTTGAGAATGATAAATATGGAGACGCTGAAAAACATTTCAAGACCGCCCTGGCCCTAAATGATAATTTTGCGGAGGCGCACTATATTTTAGGCATGCTTTATAAGATAACAAACAGGCACAACGATGCGTTGAAGGAACTTCAAACGTCCTTTGCCCTTTTAGAGAAGAAAAAGTCAGCTCCGGTATTTCTTGAATCATCGGCTTATCAAAGGATATCCACACTGTTTGCACTGTCTGAACTGTACGCTCAAAGCGGAGACCAGAAAGCGTGTCTGGAACTACTTCATAAAGCGGCCCAGACCGCGCTCGGCATCGACAGCAAAACAGACAAAGAACATCTCTACCGGAGCAAAGACCTGATGGTTTATGAATAA
- a CDS encoding PilZ domain-containing protein, producing MEKRRAKRLTDNLDAEILAGNTTYSGIIMNLSESGLYMVTATSNKVVDISTDSTIELNCKLPSGETLKMKCEVKWFQTKTSPHGASFSMGMEILNPPANYKKFIKSLR from the coding sequence ATGGAAAAAAGACGCGCCAAAAGACTGACTGATAACCTGGACGCCGAGATCCTCGCGGGGAACACAACCTATTCCGGGATCATCATGAACCTCTCGGAAAGCGGTTTATACATGGTGACCGCCACCTCAAATAAAGTTGTGGACATCTCCACTGATTCTACTATCGAGCTTAATTGCAAACTCCCCTCAGGAGAGACGTTGAAAATGAAATGCGAGGTGAAGTGGTTCCAGACAAAAACTTCTCCCCACGGTGCGTCTTTCAGCATGGGAATGGAAATCCTGAATCCACCCGCAAATTACAAGAAATTCATAAAGTCTCTCCGCTAA
- a CDS encoding radical SAM protein, protein MDTIEKLKVLSEDSQYDLACACGTRNDDHRKRGQDGKWLYPVALPQGGYSVLLKTLLSNACSNDCKYCPLRSETDVRRCTLRPEEVAALFMEYVRRKKVFGLFLSSAVIMNADHTMDKINAVARLLRYKHNFRGYIHLKIIPGASDAAIEDSLSLASAVSLNIETPGKKHFDMLSKKKDYMNDIIRPIKLMGRLTDRGNRFSRVKCTTQFLVGASDETDSEIINYTFGFYKRLNFKRVYFSAYQKGLGNPDIPGERQLSSVPEKPFVREHRLYQVDFLIRKYGFNKDDILLDKNGNLSLDKDPKQVWADNHPDFFPVNINKADREVLLRVPGLGPDTADKILKMRRESKITCLDDVSIKGKRLKNIKGYVIFK, encoded by the coding sequence ATGGACACCATCGAAAAACTCAAAGTGCTCTCCGAAGATTCGCAGTACGACCTGGCCTGCGCCTGCGGCACGCGCAATGACGACCACCGCAAGAGGGGACAGGACGGCAAATGGCTCTACCCCGTAGCGCTTCCGCAGGGAGGCTATTCAGTTTTACTTAAGACCCTGCTCTCAAACGCATGTTCAAACGACTGCAAATACTGCCCTCTGCGCTCGGAAACCGACGTCCGCCGCTGTACGCTCCGGCCAGAGGAGGTCGCCGCTTTATTCATGGAATACGTCAGAAGGAAAAAGGTGTTCGGCCTGTTCCTGAGCTCCGCTGTCATAATGAACGCGGACCATACAATGGACAAGATCAACGCGGTGGCGCGTCTCCTCAGATATAAACATAATTTCAGGGGATATATTCATTTAAAAATCATACCGGGGGCTTCTGACGCTGCGATTGAGGATTCACTTTCACTGGCAAGCGCCGTGTCGCTCAATATAGAGACTCCCGGCAAAAAACACTTCGATATGCTTTCAAAGAAAAAGGATTACATGAATGATATTATCCGGCCCATTAAATTGATGGGCAGGCTCACTGACAGGGGCAACAGGTTTTCAAGGGTCAAGTGCACAACCCAGTTCCTTGTCGGCGCCTCTGATGAGACAGACTCGGAGATCATAAATTACACCTTCGGTTTTTATAAACGCCTGAATTTCAAAAGGGTGTATTTCTCAGCCTATCAGAAAGGCCTTGGCAATCCTGATATACCCGGGGAGAGGCAATTGTCGTCTGTACCAGAAAAACCCTTTGTCCGGGAGCACCGTTTGTACCAGGTTGATTTTCTCATCCGCAAATACGGTTTTAATAAGGACGACATTCTCCTTGATAAGAACGGCAATCTGAGTCTGGACAAAGACCCAAAACAGGTCTGGGCGGACAACCATCCTGATTTTTTCCCGGTCAATATCAACAAAGCGGACAGAGAGGTGCTGCTGAGGGTGCCCGGTCTGGGGCCTGATACTGCCGATAAAATACTCAAAATGAGGCGTGAGAGTAAGATCACCTGCCTTGATGATGTGAGCATAAAAGGGAAAAGACTCAAAAATATAAAAGGTTACGTGATATTCAAATAA
- a CDS encoding cytochrome C: MNKGQKTEGRGQKTEDRGQKTDIRHLSLSFIIILLVFLAHFSDAYPFTTSKEFLAHVKGEKGCATQQCHQQFMKGVKKFGHDPSSSGECGSCHNAEAYPNRYGLELNQSVSCTACHKKVEHDIQADQFVHGPIKNGDCTSCHDPHGSDTPFILKKPYSQLCSTCHSLKGLYAGSFIHKPVEDGNCGICHAPHSSNYKSRLRDTGANLCLSCHEDIMSGMTKEYVHAPLIKNGCIDCHDPHSGNDKSRLKSAPNRICFNCHEEKKTEMDQYTKKHKPAFEGQCTACHSPHFSERKYLLTGEIDTLCYTCHKDNSVWKKRQFQHGPVMQGNCAACHNSHGSDNAFILRLPFPHKFYTAYEKGKYSLCFLCHKEALVTTGKTLTITNFRNGDVNLHWLHVNQEKGRTCRACHDIHASDIEYHLRDEFIFGTSSIPINYSKSATGGSCAPGCHKERRYDRVKMVDNNN; encoded by the coding sequence ATGAATAAAGGGCAGAAGACAGAAGGCAGAGGACAGAAGACAGAGGACAGAGGACAGAAGACAGATATCCGCCATTTATCTCTCAGCTTTATTATTATTCTGCTTGTTTTTCTCGCCCACTTCTCAGACGCGTACCCCTTCACCACTTCAAAGGAATTTCTGGCGCATGTCAAAGGGGAAAAGGGCTGCGCTACTCAGCAGTGTCATCAGCAATTCATGAAAGGCGTGAAAAAGTTTGGGCATGACCCTTCAAGCTCAGGAGAATGCGGTTCATGCCATAATGCAGAGGCATATCCGAACAGATACGGCCTTGAATTAAACCAAAGCGTCAGTTGCACCGCTTGCCATAAAAAAGTGGAGCATGACATCCAGGCAGATCAGTTTGTCCACGGGCCCATAAAGAACGGCGACTGCACCTCCTGCCATGACCCGCACGGCTCGGACACGCCGTTCATACTTAAAAAACCATATAGCCAATTGTGTTCGACATGCCACAGCCTGAAAGGGCTTTACGCCGGCAGCTTCATTCATAAGCCGGTTGAAGACGGCAACTGCGGGATATGCCACGCGCCTCATTCATCAAATTATAAATCCAGGCTCAGAGATACCGGCGCCAACCTCTGCCTGTCATGCCACGAAGATATAATGTCCGGCATGACAAAGGAATACGTCCACGCCCCTTTGATAAAGAACGGGTGTATTGATTGTCATGACCCGCATTCTGGAAATGACAAGTCACGTCTGAAAAGCGCTCCAAACAGGATATGCTTTAATTGCCACGAAGAGAAAAAGACAGAGATGGACCAGTACACCAAAAAACATAAACCCGCATTTGAGGGACAGTGCACTGCCTGCCATTCACCCCATTTTTCGGAAAGGAAATATCTGCTCACCGGCGAGATCGACACCCTCTGCTACACATGCCACAAAGACAACAGCGTGTGGAAGAAGAGGCAGTTTCAGCACGGCCCCGTAATGCAGGGCAATTGCGCCGCCTGCCATAACTCGCACGGCTCGGACAACGCGTTCATCCTCAGGCTGCCTTTTCCCCACAAATTTTATACTGCTTATGAAAAGGGAAAGTACAGTCTCTGTTTCCTCTGTCACAAAGAGGCGCTCGTGACGACCGGGAAGACGCTGACCATAACGAACTTCAGGAACGGGGACGTCAATCTCCACTGGCTTCATGTCAACCAGGAAAAAGGCCGCACCTGCCGCGCGTGTCATGACATACACGCCTCCGACATTGAGTACCATTTGCGCGATGAATTTATTTTCGGGACTTCAAGCATACCGATCAACTACAGCAAATCTGCAACCGGCGGAAGCTGCGCCCCCGGATGCCATAAAGAGAGAAGATACGACAGGGTAAAAATGGTGGATAATAATAATTAG
- a CDS encoding UPF0182 family protein, translating to MNKNKISYLIVFGTIFLVMPLLLGLLNLYVDWLFFAETGYAAVFLKTLFTRISTFIFFGTAFLLFALANIIIANRIGFLQREIYTSDGVLHILRASGLERFIKPLTVIAGIVMAVFAGQWGALRWEEFLLFKNSLDMGTADPILAKDIGFYLFRLPFVETVKGFAGFTLALTMILTAANYFLRGGILVTERGVSIDAGVKKHIGVLAGLFILNTGFGFYLDTFRLLFSDHGVVSGAGYTDIYAKLFFYRILIFITPAAGIVFMAGILRGSGKLTFVPPVLVLAVYLIGIVAYPSLLQKFKVAPNELVLETPFIEHSIKFTRLGYDLERIEVIPFDVDYNLTVRDIEANDATIKNIRLWDHSPLLRTYSQLQQIRTYYKFADVDNDRYTIDGEYMQVMLSPRELSYSDLPSRNWINERLIFTHGNGITLGPVSRITKEGLPEFIIKDIPPVSRVDLKVTRPEIYYGELSNDYVIVKTKVPEFSYPTTESNVYTTYAGSGGVRLDSLLKRALFALKFKTEKILLSSDITGESKVLYYRNVLERIGKTAPFLLFDRDPYSVISGDGRLFWIVDAYTVSNRMPYSKPSGRVNYVRNSVKVVVDAYNGSMNFYVSDPSDIVIKVYSKIFPDMFKPLKEMPDDLRRHIRYPNWLLQVQASMFASYHMTDPKIFYNKENLWEVPAFGEKLMEPYYTIMKLPGEKKEDYILLLPYNPAKRDNLVAWLAARCDEPNYGKLLVYTFPRDRLIFGPKQVDARINQDAYISQQLTLWGQSGSEVIRGSLLVIPIERSLLYVQPLYLAAADKAGLPELRRVIVAYENNVVMEENLDIALQRLFGTMKTIAAKAGGTVVDVKTTSTDLAKEAMKVFEKAIELQRQGNWGGYGEEIKRLEQILKRMAK from the coding sequence GTGAATAAAAACAAAATAAGTTACTTGATTGTGTTCGGGACCATCTTTCTGGTAATGCCGCTTCTTCTGGGCTTACTGAACCTGTATGTTGACTGGCTCTTTTTTGCGGAAACCGGGTATGCGGCGGTCTTTTTAAAGACGCTCTTTACCAGGATCAGCACATTTATTTTCTTCGGCACAGCATTTTTGTTATTTGCTCTGGCGAATATAATCATCGCCAACAGGATTGGTTTCCTTCAAAGAGAAATATATACAAGTGACGGGGTCCTCCACATATTAAGAGCGAGCGGTTTGGAAAGGTTTATCAAACCCCTTACTGTAATTGCAGGGATTGTTATGGCTGTCTTTGCAGGGCAGTGGGGCGCGTTAAGATGGGAAGAGTTCCTGCTCTTCAAGAACAGTCTGGACATGGGAACGGCAGACCCCATATTAGCCAAAGACATCGGCTTTTATCTGTTCAGGCTTCCCTTTGTAGAGACGGTAAAGGGCTTTGCAGGTTTTACTCTGGCATTAACGATGATATTGACGGCTGCAAACTATTTTTTAAGAGGCGGCATCCTTGTAACTGAGAGAGGCGTTTCCATAGACGCGGGAGTGAAGAAGCATATCGGGGTCCTGGCAGGGTTGTTCATCCTTAATACCGGCTTCGGCTTTTATCTCGATACATTCAGGCTTCTGTTCTCGGACCATGGCGTTGTCTCCGGCGCAGGGTATACTGACATTTACGCGAAACTCTTTTTTTACAGGATACTGATATTCATCACCCCGGCAGCAGGCATTGTCTTCATGGCTGGGATATTGAGAGGCTCAGGCAAACTGACATTTGTCCCTCCGGTCCTGGTCCTGGCAGTGTATCTCATCGGGATTGTGGCATATCCGTCCTTACTGCAGAAATTCAAGGTAGCGCCGAATGAACTGGTGCTTGAGACGCCGTTTATAGAACACAGCATAAAATTCACAAGGCTGGGCTACGACCTTGAGAGGATCGAGGTGATACCCTTTGATGTTGATTATAATCTGACGGTCAGGGACATAGAAGCAAATGACGCCACTATAAAAAATATAAGATTATGGGACCACAGCCCGCTTCTCAGGACCTACAGCCAGCTACAGCAGATAAGGACCTATTATAAATTTGCGGACGTTGATAATGACAGATATACAATAGACGGCGAATATATGCAGGTGATGCTTTCTCCGAGGGAACTCTCATACAGCGACCTTCCGAGCAGGAACTGGATAAACGAGAGGCTGATATTTACCCATGGGAACGGCATAACGCTGGGACCCGTAAGCAGGATTACCAAAGAAGGCCTTCCCGAGTTCATAATAAAGGACATTCCCCCGGTCAGCCGTGTGGACCTCAAGGTCACCCGGCCGGAGATATATTACGGCGAACTCTCCAACGATTATGTAATAGTGAAAACAAAGGTGCCTGAGTTCAGCTATCCGACAACTGAAAGTAATGTATATACGACTTATGCCGGCAGCGGAGGCGTCAGGCTGGACTCCCTGCTTAAAAGGGCTTTATTCGCGCTGAAATTCAAGACTGAGAAGATACTGCTGTCCTCGGACATCACGGGGGAGAGCAAGGTCTTATATTATAGAAACGTCCTGGAAAGGATCGGCAAGACAGCGCCCTTTCTGCTTTTTGATCGTGACCCTTATTCCGTCATATCGGGGGATGGAAGACTTTTCTGGATCGTGGACGCATATACTGTATCAAACAGGATGCCTTATTCAAAGCCGTCAGGCAGGGTCAACTACGTAAGGAATTCCGTAAAGGTTGTGGTCGACGCCTATAACGGCTCTATGAATTTTTATGTGAGCGACCCTTCCGATATTGTCATAAAAGTCTATTCAAAGATATTCCCTGACATGTTCAAGCCCCTTAAAGAGATGCCTGATGATTTGAGGCGGCATATCCGGTATCCGAACTGGCTTCTTCAGGTGCAGGCCTCCATGTTCGCCTCTTACCACATGACAGACCCGAAGATTTTTTATAATAAGGAGAACCTGTGGGAGGTCCCCGCCTTCGGGGAAAAGCTCATGGAGCCGTACTACACAATAATGAAGCTCCCGGGAGAAAAGAAGGAAGATTACATCCTGCTTCTGCCGTATAACCCCGCAAAAAGGGACAACCTCGTCGCGTGGCTTGCTGCGCGGTGTGATGAGCCGAATTACGGGAAACTGCTTGTCTATACCTTTCCGAGAGACAGGCTTATCTTTGGACCGAAACAGGTGGATGCAAGGATAAACCAGGACGCCTACATATCCCAGCAGCTTACCCTCTGGGGGCAAAGCGGCTCAGAGGTCATAAGGGGCAGCCTCCTCGTAATCCCGATAGAACGCTCCCTCTTATATGTCCAGCCCCTTTACCTTGCGGCTGCCGATAAAGCGGGTCTGCCTGAACTGAGAAGGGTCATCGTCGCCTATGAGAACAATGTGGTCATGGAAGAAAATCTCGATATCGCCCTCCAGAGATTATTCGGTACAATGAAAACAATTGCCGCAAAGGCCGGCGGGACGGTTGTAGATGTTAAGACAACAAGCACAGACCTTGCAAAAGAAGCTATGAAGGTATTTGAAAAAGCCATTGAACTGCAGAGGCAGGGAAACTGGGGAGGCTATGGAGAGGAGATCAAAAGACTTGAGCAGATTTTAAAGAGGATGGCAAAATAG